One window of Bactrocera tryoni isolate S06 chromosome 2, CSIRO_BtryS06_freeze2, whole genome shotgun sequence genomic DNA carries:
- the LOC120768890 gene encoding uncharacterized protein LOC120768890 gives MSSWNNICRVCTSPAEYEFFGKIPAYLHASSNDFLHWQKPINVLLEETTGLKCAENDGLPNKICALCISYLKHAVFFREQCITNSLSLKAIDLLRQKRQKCKQNVDKDNLLITAQELNYTNEHQIDTNLLNNTCSQDQDKVFKQLLNNTVQTKAPSPQNIEQQLRYLNLLFNKDPNAGLHIYKRKNDGNKLENAEGGGEYPFVEEDSDTETSSVENEAAAIQQNIFSYSETNFQEDDIINLDELGDAITINIPESCKERKCRACFRRFMFEDSHNEHISTCIEYKFLTYIEELNKLLYMRRNKVVSPHEFVRRMIFALRKICEWLKQANCADILLPDLATNGNGAEEKSKKLLEREYKNCAVAACEQKSSNVKLSANEQLLKFFELPKQQEETTMTDLPKTSLSNTLEKTTKQTEFVNENGVGNTQKPLLRATPTPITPSNNILYKIERSQSRGSSALVNIDHETKSIIRPIAVMTAEKNITTPTTAADNRTFNSGASNAGGVDIPRDTAERLTFLQKLRRAANQTPTSSNSKPTPATPLINVRKDLTSTALGAGNEQQTASPATATATPKTIPISALHMNLSFSARCNPCNILFETLAALEVHNAMYHNHMPLKLIRSTTNTQPEDPEREAERKRIIALFENDDSDEELETGGA, from the exons atgtCCAGTTGGAATAATATATGTCGTGTTTGTACCAGTCCTGCCGAATATGAGTTTTTCGGTAAAATACCAGCATATCTACATGCCAGCTCAAATGATTTTTTGCATTGGCAAAAACCAATTAATGTACTGCTTGAGGAAACAACGGGACTTAAG TGTGCCGAAAATGATGGTTTACCCAATAAGATATGTGCACTTTGCATTTCTTACTTAAAACATGCAGTATTTTTTCGTGAACAATGTATTACTAATAGTTTGAGCTTGAAAGCTATAGATTTATTACGCCAAAAACGgcaaaaatgcaagcaaaatGTGGATAAAGACAATCTGCTGATTACAGCACAAGAGCTGAATTATACAAATGAGCATCAAATAGATACCAATCTACTAAATAATACTTGTTCACAAGATCAAGACAAAGTATTTAAACAGCTTCTAAATAATACTGTACAAACGAAGGCGCCCAGTCCACAAAATATCGAACAACAATTGcgttacctaaatttattatttaacaagGACCCAAATGCCGGTCTGCATATTTATAAACGCAAAAATGACggaaataaattagaaaatgcCGAGGGTGGTGGCGAGTATCCATTTGTTGAAGAAGATTCCGATACGGAAACTTCTAGTGTGGAAAACGAGGCAGCCGCTATTCAACAGAACATATTTTCATACAGCGAAACGAATTTCCAAGAGGACGATATTATAAATTTAGATGAGCTTGGCGATGCTATTACTATCAACATACCAGAAAGCTGTAAGGAACGCAAATGTCGTGCATGTTTCCGACGTTTTATGTTTGAAGATTCGCATAATGAACACATTAGCACATGTATCGAATACAAATTTCTTACATATATCGAGGAATTGAATAAGCTATTGTACATGCGACGAAATAAGGTAGTGTCGCCGCATGAATTCGTGCGTCGCATGATTTTCGCTTTACGCAAGATATGCGAATGGTTAAAACAAGCTAACTGTGCTGACATTTTATTGCCAGACTTGGCTACAAACGGAAATGGAGCCgaggaaaaaagtaaaaagctaTTGGAGAGAGAATATAAAAACTGTGCGGTTGCTGCATGCgaacaaaaaagttcaaatgTTAAACTTTCTGCCAACGAGCAATTGCTTAAATTCTTTGAATTGCCAAAACAGCAAGAAGAAACAACGATGACTGATTTACCAAAAACATCACTTTCGAACACACTCGAAAAAACTACTAAACAAACTGAGTTTGTTAACGAAAATGGCGTAGGTAATACACAGAAGCCATTACTTAGAGCAACTCCGACGCCTATAACACCaagcaataatattttgtataaaatagaACGTTCTCAAAGCAGAGGATCAAGCGCACTAGTCAATATTGATCACGAAACGAAATCTATAATTAGGCCTATCGCAGTTATGACTGCCGAGAAAAACATAACAACGCCCACAACAGCTGCAGATAATAGAACGTTTAACAGTGGTGCTAGCAACGCTGGAGGCGTTGACATACCAAGGGATACCGCGGAAAGATTAACATTCCTGCAAAAGTTACGTCGTGCAGCCAATCAAACACCAACTTCTTCAAATTCCAAACCCACTCCAGCTACACCATTGATTAATGTGCGCAAAGATTTGACAAGTACAGCTTTAGGTGCAGGCAACGAACAACAGACAGCTTCACCTGCTACTGCTACAGCTACGCCAAAAACCATTCCTATTAGTGCATTACACATGAATCTCAGTTTTAGTGCTCGTTGCAATCCATGCAATATACTTTTTGAAACATTAGCTGCACTTGAGGTACACAATGCAATGTATCACAATCATATGCCATTAAAGCTAATAAGAAGTACAACGAACACTCAACCCGAAGATCCAGAAAGAGAGGCAGAACGTAAGCGTATTATCGCACTATTCGAAAATGATGATAGCGACGAAGAGTTGGAAACTGGCGGAGCTTAA
- the LOC120767990 gene encoding vam6/Vps39-like protein — protein sequence MHQAYNIHKILKQGVQIESVAAYDNNVILGTRSGQLIMYSVGENGAVDMVMFNKNFSKKAIVQMQVIPAERLLFVLTDNVVHVCDISQVGSNFTFIHSAMATKGCTLFALDVKPTKLPNGEMTTVIGICCAIKRQLQFFYWKQDKLNTFSYSIELKDVPKALCWVDDAVCIGFKDEYVIYNMLASKPEKHDLIVTSSSHSMDPCICLIKHKMLGVSKDQYLVPIDPSEYVKTPDEKLKTHGAMEGAVGNSEVKNKPKLMMWSSPLLDIVWDEPYVIGRVASGIEVRSIDSGSINKDTLVQTIPELNKTKFLVRSCKGTIFAAAISELWCIRMVEVPTQRKILLQQKKFQLAIGLTNISEEPDDIKASTIREIHMRYARELFCNKQFSDAMKEFEKAAADPYDVIRLFPNLLQDQAHKSTEVAVPAPPTPQLEEKEMENALLALIEFLALARQKEVVKLRDTKSTSKSLLSIIDTTLLKCYLQTNDSLVAPLLRLNQCHLEESEKTLKKHDKISELIILYQMNGKHKKALELLKAQASVEGSSLYGYDRTIKYLQQLGSPQLSLIFEFCDWVLTEAPEEGLRIFTDNFIEVENLPRASVLDFLLSRHKALVIPYLEHVINIWKDSNTLMHNVLVKQYREKVHNLLEDVKKAEETEKSDASENLQKYREKLCEFLKTSQNYSPEVVLKDFPTNELLEERVLILGRLKEHEKVLAIYVQVLGDVPKAAEYCEANYKDDKNIFVTLLKTLLNPARQPPYEDVELHPDFLRPNQDIILDLLNKYAEKIDPYVIIPLLPDDMPAEPLWNYLEIVLRAEIAEEHEREVMIGLLKAEIKRVRKEIRAEESKYVVLTEFTVCPLCKKRFTNPPSFVRYPNGEVVHLSCHAKYAQSSSTSSS from the exons ATGCATCAAGCTTACAATATACATAAAATTCTAAAACAAGGTGTTCAAATTGAATCAGTTGCCGCCTATG ATAACAATGTCATCCTTGGCACACGTAGTGGTCAACTTATCATGTACTCCGTTGGCGAGAACGGTGCTGTGGATATGgtaatgtttaataaaaacttcAGCAAAAAAGCCATTGTACAGATGCAGGTCATACCAGCGGAACGTCTGCTTTTTGTGCTAACCGACAATGTAGTACATGTTTGTGATATTAGTCAAGTGGGTAGTAATTTTACGTTTATACATAGTGCCATGGCCACTAAAGGGTGTACACTCTTCGCTTTGGACGTAAAG CCTACCAAATTACCAAATGGCGAGATGACAACTGTTATTGGCATATGCTGTGCGATAAAGCGTCAACTACAATTCTTTTATTGGAAACAGGATAAGTTAAATACGTTTAGCTACAGTATCGAACTAAAAGATGTGCCGAAAGCACTTTGCTGGGTAGACGACGCTGTTTGCATTGGGTTCAAGGATGAATACGTCATATACAAT ATGCTCGCAAGTAAGCCTGAAAAACATGATTTGATTGTGACTTCGTCATCACACAGTATGGATCCCTGTATTTGCCTTATAAAGCACAAAATGCTGGGAGTCTCTAAAGACCAATATCTTGTACCAATTGATCCTAGTGAATATGTTAAAACACCTGATGAAAAGCTAAAGACACACGGTGCAATGGAGGGAGCAGTTGGTAACTCTGAAGTTAAAAACAAGCCCAAGTTAATGATGTGGAGTAGTCCTTTACTCGATATAG TTTGGGATGAACCGTATGTAATCGGTCGCGTAGCGAGTGGAATTGAAGTGCGTAGTATAGATTCCGGTAGCATTAATAAAGACACGCTGGTTCAAACCATTCCCGagttaaataaaaccaaattctTAGTGCGCTCTTGCAAAGGTACAATATTTGCGGCAGCCATTTCAGAATTGTGGTGTATACGTATGGTAGAAGTGCCCACGCAACGTAAGATTTTGCTAcaacaaaagaaatttcaatTAGCAATTGGATTGACG AATATATCTGAGGAGCCAGATGATATCAAGGCATCAACAATACGCGAAATACACATGCGTTATGCGCGCGAACTGTTCTGTAACAAACAGTTTAGCGACGCAATGAAGGAATTCGAAAAGGCTGCAGCTGATCCATACGATGTTATACGGCTGTTTCCAAATTTGCTACAAGATCAGGCACACAAGTCGACTGAAGTAGCCGTGCCCGCACCACCTACACCACAATTAGAGgaaaaagaaatggaaaatgcaTTGTTAGCTTTGATAGAATTTTTGGCATTAGCGCGTCAAAAAGAAGTGGTGAAGCTGCGTGACACCAAAAGTACATCCAAATCATTATTATCCATCATCGATACAACATTATTGAAATGCTATTTACAG ACCAATGATTCTCTAGTTGCACCTTTACTACGCTTGAATCAATGTCATTTGGAAGAGTCGGAaaagacattaaaaaaacaCGACAAAATATCGGAGTTGATTATACTATATCAAATGAATGGCAAACACAAGAAAGCTTTGGAACTGTTAAAAGCTCAAGCTTCGGTTGAAGGATCGAGTCTGTACGGTTATGATcgtacaattaaatatttacaacagcTGGGTAGTCCGCAAttatcactaatttttgaattttgcgaCTGGGTGTTGACAGAAGCACCCGAAGAAGGCTTGCGTATTTTTACGGATAATTTTATTGAAGTGGAAAATTTGCCACGTGCTAGTGTACTCGATTTCTTACTTAGCCGCCATAAGGCCTTGGTCATACCTTACTTGGAACATGTTATTAATATATGGAAAGACAGCAATACCTTAATGCACAATGTATTAGTAAAACAATATCGCGAAAAAGTGCACAACTTGCTCGAAGATGTAAAGAAAGCTGAAGAGACAGAAAAAAG TGATGCGTCGGAAAATTTGCAGAAATACCGTGAAAAGTTGtgtgaatttttgaaaacttcgCAGAATTATTCACCGGAAGTAGTGCTGAAAGATTTCCCTACAAATGAACTACTTGAAGAGCGTGTATTGATCCTAGGACGCCTGAAAGAACATGAAAAAGTATTGGCGATATATGTGCAAGTGCTCGGCGATGTACCTAAGGCTGCAGAATATTGTGAAGCAAATTATAAAGAcgacaaaaacattttcgtcaCACTCCTAAAGACACTATTAAATCCGGCTCGACAACCTCCGTATGAAGATGTTGAACTACATCCAGATTTTTTACGCCCCAACCAGGACATCATATTGGATTTGCTAAATAAATATGCGGAAAAAATAGATCCGTATGTAATCATACCG TTACTGCCTGATGATATGCCAGCAGAGCCCCTATGGAATTACTTAGAAATTGTATTGCGAGCTGAAATCGCTGAAGAACATGAAAGAGAGGTAATGATTGGACTGCTCAAAGCTGAAATTAAACGTGTGAGAAAAGAAATACGTGCCGAGGAGAGTAAATATGTTGTGCTAACGGAGTTCACAGTATGTCCACTATGTAAGAAACGATTCACAAATCCACCCTCTTTCGTGCGTTATCCCAATGGGGAAGTGGTACATTTATCTTGTCACGCTAAATACGCTCAATCTAGCTCAACATCTAGTAGTTAG